The genomic interval GATGTCGGTATGCGGTTGGAAGCTGGGATGCCACAAGCGTTGTCTGCGCCACCGTTGAGATGAAGGGCATTGTCACCCGAGCCAGTTGCTGGCATCAGGGTAGGGGCGGTGACGGCCGTGTGCTCGGCGTCGGCAAGCCCGGAGAGCGCGAGAGGATCGTCAGAACCTTTGGGGATTGCTCCTAGGAATTCAACGTCGTAGGCGTAGCACATGAAATGTGACACCTCGTCGGTCTCACTGGCGTTGAGGAGGCTGACCCGCTCTGATGGTAGGCGAACGCCGTCGTGGGCAGTGACAGCCCAGACGAGATAACGGCCTTCAGTGTCCTCAGTAACTACATGTGCGGGTTCACCGAATTTCAGTTTTGTGCCAAAAGGAGTCATTTTGACTTCTTTACCGTTGGGATAGAGCAATACTGCTTGCTCAGAGAGCTCTTCAGAAGGCTGTTCTGCGTTTGCCTTAGCAGGTTCTGGGAGATCCTTCTTGTTCACCACATCGTTATGTTTATTAGCGGTGACTTTTTTCTCCAACGTTGGCTTGTCTTTGTTAGACGGATGTGGGTGGAATCCTGCCCGTTCGTCTGCTCCGCATGCTGCGATCAGAGTGGTAAGCGTGACGACAGCAGAGAGCTTAAGGGCCGAGGCTCCCAATGAGTAATGCGTTTTAGCCCAGTGCGACTTTGACATGGTGTTCTCTTTCTCAATTAGTTTTCTGCAGCACTGACAGTTTTGGGGTGAGTCGGGATGAGAGTCTTGCCCACCCGCTTGGAGATTTTTGACACGATTTCTTCTAGAGGGCCACGACCTATAGCAAGGTGCCATGCGGTGCCAAAGAGTAAAGCGCCTAGAACGTGAAGAATGAACCAGAGCGTGGGTAGTGCCTCGGTAGATTCTTTGAACGCTGCCATCAGGAGTATGTGAGAGATGTACAGAGTCAGCGTCATTGCTCCAGCAGAGATCAGTGGAATGAAGAGGTTCTTAAGCATCCGGGTGATCACTAGAAAAGAACCGAGAGCCAAGGTTGCTGCGCCCAGAGAAGTGAGCAAAGAGAACGGTGTGTTGACGTGGGGGCCATTAATAGCCAGCCACCACCATGTATTTGTGGGGATATGAACCTCCGGGCCGAAGTCAATGACCTGGAGAATGTCTTCTACATCGTAGTTATCGGTGTGGTAGTACAGCTGGGCGAACCCACCTGCGTAGTCAATTAGGAAAGTCGAGCTAAGGAATCCCGTGATGGCGGCAACCGAGCCAAGAGCGATGAGCCTGGTTTGGGTAATTAACCACTGTAGATTCATACGGCCCAGAGCTATACCTACACAGATGTACGCCATCCACGTGACTACCGGGTAGGTTCCACCGACAAACAGCGTGATGATGGTGTCAACAGGCAGGCTAATCAATGAAGAGAAGCTGGGAT from Corynebacterium ulcerans carries:
- a CDS encoding heparan-alpha-glucosaminide N-acetyltransferase domain-containing protein, whose protein sequence is MTSQISTQPQTPDAATRPQPGPARVRPIWDGEAEVLPQPYSPPPEPEVRPSRWNKELAFGPSADPRRIIGIDAARGFALVGMIAVHVLPAYNKYTDQPTLIWQLFGGHSSALFALLAGVTIALLTGGNMPHVGSSLHRDRISLAVRALIVFVLGLALDEINLPVSNILPYYGLLFLLAVALVSLRIRTLLILAAVFITTGPLAIFAVNSWGGYTTTLNPSFSSLISLPVDTIITLFVGGTYPVVTWMAYICVGIALGRMNLQWLITQTRLIALGSVAAITGFLSSTFLIDYAGGFAQLYYHTDNYDVEDILQVIDFGPEVHIPTNTWWWLAINGPHVNTPFSLLTSLGAATLALGSFLVITRMLKNLFIPLISAGAMTLTLYISHILLMAAFKESTEALPTLWFILHVLGALLFGTAWHLAIGRGPLEEIVSKISKRVGKTLIPTHPKTVSAAEN